The proteins below come from a single Cricetulus griseus strain 17A/GY chromosome 6, alternate assembly CriGri-PICRH-1.0, whole genome shotgun sequence genomic window:
- the Bpi gene encoding LOW QUALITY PROTEIN: bactericidal permeability-increasing protein (The sequence of the model RefSeq protein was modified relative to this genomic sequence to represent the inferred CDS: substituted 1 base at 1 genomic stop codon), whose product MAWGPDNVRRWSTLALLAIMGTALTAAINPGFVAVITQMGLDFACREAVAVLQKELKTIKIPNFSGVFKMKHLGKGYYDFHSMTVDGFHIPNPHVNLLPTDGLQLFIRDAGIKISGRWKSKKNFFKASGKFGLSIQRVSISSDLKITRNPSGHLNVKCSFCSSHIGRVRVQISGSMLGWLIQLFHKNIETSLRNIIYDKICRIVINSVSTQLQPYVQTLPVIARVDDITAIDYSLLVLTATTEFLEGKLKGEFFWRERRSILPFIPPTMDFFPDKDHMVYLVISDYFFNTAGFAYHESGNLKITLRNEMLPEDSKFHLNTELLGNFLPKVALMFPSTEIQLLISSSTPPRLLIQPSGLLLHPAMETQAFVVLPNSSLVPLFLLLVNTNASLEVDVEANRLVGEMKLEKXACGGGRRLTLELKSSAFGSFKVELLQAVLNYLMPTIVLPKINERLHRGFPLPLPAGAQLNNLMFQAYQNFLVLGADVHRS is encoded by the exons ATGGCCTGGGGCCCTGACAACGTGCGGAGATGGTCAACCCTGGCGCTGCTGGCCATCATGGGCACAGCTCTGACAGCGGCCATCAACCCTGGCTTCGTGGCCGTAATCACCCAGATGGGTCTGGACTTCG CGTGCCGGGAGGCTGTGGCCGTGTTGCAGAAGGAGCTAAAAACCATCAAAATTCCCAACTTCTCTGGAGTCTTTAAGATGAAGCACCTGGGAAAAGGTTACTACGACTTCCACAG TATGACTGTGGACGGATTTCACATTCCTAATCCCCATGTCAATCTGCTGCCCACCGATGGCCTCCAGCTGTTCATCAGGGATGCTGGTATCAAGATCAGTGGAAGATGGAAATCAAAGAAGAACTTCTT CAAAGCCAGTGGCAAGTTTGGCCTGAGCATCCAACGTGTCTCCATATCTTCTGACCTGAAGATAACCAGGAACCCCTCAGGCCACCTCAATGTCAAGTGTTCCTTCTGCAGCAGTCACATTGGCAGGGTCCGTGTCCAGATCTCAGGCAGCATGCTGGG GTGGCTGATCCAGCTATTCCACAAGAATATCGAGACTTCCCTGAGAAATATCATTTATGATAAG ATCTGCAGGATCGTGATCAACTCTGTGTCCACCCAGTTGCAGCCGTATGTCCAGACTCTTCCAG TGATAGCTAGAGTGGATGATATTACTGCGATTGACTACAGTCTACTGGTTTTGACAGCCACAACTGAGTTCCTGGAGGGGAAGCTAAAG GGGGAATTTTTCTGGCGGGAACGCCGAAGCATACTTCCTTTTATCCCACCAACAATGGATTTTTTCCCCGACAAGGACCACATGGTGTACCTGGTCATCTCTGACTACTTCTTTAACACTGCAGGATTTGCATATCATGAGTCTGGAAACTTGAAAATAACACTGAGGAACGAAATG CTGCCAGAGGATTCCAAATTCCATCTGAACACTGAGCTCCTTGGGAACTTTCTGCCCAAG GTGGCTCTGATGTTCCCCAGCACAGAGATACAGCTGCTGATCTCCTCCTCCACGCCTCCACGCCTGCTCATACAGCCCTCAGGCCTCTTGCTCCACCCTGCCATGGAGACCCAGGCCTTTGTGGTGCTCCCCAACTCCTCTCTGGTCCCTCTTTTTCTGCTTCTCGTG AACACAAATGCCTCTTTGGAAGTGGACGTTGAAGCAAACAGACTCGTTGGAGAGATGAAGCTAGAAAAGTAAGCCTGTGGGGGCGGGAGGAG GCTGACACTGGAACTGAAGTCCTCTGCATTTGGCTCCTTTAAG GTGGAGTTGCTGCAGGCTGTCCTAAACTACCTCATGCCCACCATAGTGCTGCCCAAGATCAACG AGAGGCTTCATAGAGGCTTTCCTCTCCCTTTGCCTGCTGGGGCCCAGCTCAACAACCTCATGTTTCAGGCTTACCAG AATTTCCTGGTGCTTGGAGCAGATGTCCACCGGAGCTGA